The following proteins are co-located in the Saccharomycodes ludwigii strain NBRC 1722 chromosome V, whole genome shotgun sequence genome:
- the CSM3 gene encoding Csm3p (similar to Saccharomyces cerevisiae YMR048W | CSM3 | Chromosome Segregation in Meiosis), whose product MLINNNINTSADNLKDATGKYHKSNIFEKDIYDEHVIGTSSTFLDEDDMQLDPTAINLNVSVDNINGSNIVDSVGESDGNTDPTATININKRKFGNTLSSLNSDILLSSKGLPYIVENAQKRIKISSKKSNYDNLSNIIEFYQIWAHQCFPKFRFRDFINNCERIGKVDRDIKDYRLNLFLKEANIKIGMDQDETNIEVHTEKKDAVSNIAESNGEETNIASNSVIRNEGNKSSNTSQNFTNGSGSSSPQTEPSSNIIKTNISTTNKNNENENPDYLQREQSSSGTYFTHSVSTVSQEDNNNINVTSDGATVAATDATTTAMNNDINNNNSNNISIQNLDEQQSDGSNNEDDLALMRELDI is encoded by the coding sequence ATgcttattaataacaatattaatacttCTGCAGATAATCTTAAGGATGCCACCGGCAAATATCACAAAAGTAATATTTTcgaaaaagatatttatGATGAGCATGTAATTGGAACATCTTCTACTTTCCTAGACGAGGATGATATGCAACTAGACCCCACAGCCATTAATTTAAATGTCAGCGTCGATAATATCAATGGTTCTAATATAGTAGATAGTGTAGGCGAAAGCGATGGCAATACAGATCCCACTGCGACAATCAACATCAATAAACGAAAATTCGGTAATACTTTATCGTCACTGAATtcagatattttattatcttctaAAGGCTTGCCATATATTGTTGAAAATGCGCAAAAGAGAATCAAAATATCgtcaaaaaaatcaaactATGATAATTTGAGTAATATAATTGAGTTTTACCAAATTTGGGCACACCAATGTTTCCCAAAATTTAGATTTAGAGattttatcaataactGCGAAAGAATTGGCAAGGTTGATAGGGATATTAAGGATTATAGactaaatttgtttttaaaagaagcaaatattaaaataggAATGGATCAAGATGAAACTAATATAGAAGTTcatactgaaaaaaaagatgctGTATCGAATATTGCTGAGAGTAACGGCGAGGAAACTAACATAGCTAGTAATAGTGTCATAAGAAATGAGGGAAATAAATCTAGCAACACCAGTCAAAATTTTACCAATGGTTCAGGATCATCTTCACCACAGACTGAGCCTTCgagtaatattataaaaaccAATATTAGTAccacaaataaaaataatgaaaatgaaaatccCGATTATTTACAAAGGGAACAAAGTAGCTCTGGCACATATTTCACTCATTCAGTTTCTACTGTATCTCaagaagataataataatatcaatgtTACTTCTGACGGTGCTACTGTTGCTGCTACTGATGCTACTACCACAGCCAtgaataatgatattaataataataatagtaataatatatctATCCAAAATTTAGATGAACAGCAATCCGatggtagtaataatgaagatgatttGGCTTTAATGCGAGAATTAGacatttaa
- the ERB1 gene encoding ribosome biogenesis protein ERB1 (similar to Saccharomyces cerevisiae YMR049C | ERB1 | Eukaryotic Ribosome Biogenesis): protein MSAKKLNQNTNNNNNRKRSNNDEESEPQHEIDEFQMDNIQLDAAESSDEEGQENEDENGEILDNTEEDFQDAREEQERSFNEEEKEDSDSDSDSDSDAEFNKILAKENESSFNENYSDDSTSSSTNDEKSITDKLTNTKLNIIHEPASIKTEYSDGTPRLLKPEIDPIYDSDDTDYEQKTNTIGNIPLSAYDEMPHIGYDINGKRIMRPAKGSALDQLLENIELPEGWTGLLDKNTGASLNLSEEELELIKKIERNENTTDEVDPYPKYIDWFTRDEQLTPVTAIPEPKRRFIPSKIEAKRVMKIVKAIREGRIIPPNKLKELREEENKNYDLWEGTSDDAIDDHIMNLRAPKLPPPTNEESYNPPEEYLMTKEEIENWEKLEPSEREKNFVPQKYGSLRKVPGYTESVRERFERSLDLYLAPRVRKNKLNIDPESLIPDLPSPKDLKPFPIRCSTIYKGHTGRIRTVSIDPSGLWLATGSDDGTVRIWEILTGREVYRVSIIDGDEEETEDHIDVVAWNPDKSTGILAIACGEQITLIVPPIFGFEIENNGKLKIENGFGFDTFGNVKKDGKLNVNEDEDLDDNNERTNGKKKAPVAKWNKPTIKQQAKDISITITCNKTVKKLSWHRKGDYFVTVQPESGNTSVLIHQLSKHMSQSPFKKSKGIIMDAKFHPFRPQLFVCSQRYIRIYDLSQQILVKKLLPGARWLSKIDIHPRGDNLIASSFDKRVLWHDLDLSNIPYKTLRYHDKAVRDVEFHKKLPLFCSAADDGTIHIFHDTVYDDMMKNPLIVPLKKLTGHKVINSLGVLNTAWHPREAWLFSAGADHTARLWTN, encoded by the coding sequence ATGTCTGCGAAAAAGTTGAATcaaaatactaataacaacaataacagaaaaagaagtaATAATGACGAAGAATCGGAACCACAACATGAAATAGATGAATTCCAAATGGATAATATCCAATTAGATGCTGCAGAAAGTAGCGATGAAGAGGGGCAAGAAAATGAGGATGAAAATGGCGAAATCTTAGATAATACCGAAGAAGACTTCCAGGATGCCAgagaagaacaagaaagaaGTTTcaatgaagaagaaaaagaagattcAGATTCAGATTCAGATTCAGATTCAGATGctgaatttaataaaattctggccaaagaaaatgaatCAAGTTTTAATGAAAACTACAGTGACGACAGTACTAGCTCCTCTACCAATGACGAAAAATCAATTACTGATAAATTAACCAATACAaagttaaatattattcatGAACCGGCATCAATCAAAACTGAATATTCGGATGGTACCCCAAGATTATTGAAGCCTGAAATTGACCCTATCTATGATAGCGATGATACCGATTATGAACAAAAAACCAACACCATCGGCAATATCCCATTATCTGCATACGATGAAATGCCACACATAGGGTATGACATCAACGGTAAAAGAATTATGAGGCCAGCCAAAGGGTCTGCACTAGATCAATTATTGGAAAACATTGAATTGCCAGAAGGATGGACCGGGTtattagataaaaatactgGTGCTAGTTTGAATCTAAGTGAAGAGGAATTGGAATTAATTAAGAAAATtgaaagaaatgaaaataccACTGATGAGGTAGACCCATATCCTAAATACATTGACTGGTTTACCAGAGACGAACAGCTTACACCCGTAACTGCTATCCCTGAGCCCAAAAGAAGATTTATTCCTAGTAAAATCGAAGCTAAGAGAGTTATGAAAATTGTCAAGGCCATTCGTGAAGGCCGTATTATCCCaccaaataaattgaagGAATtaagagaagaagaaaacaaaaattatgatCTATGGGAGGGTACTAGCGACGATGCGATTGATGATCATATTATGAACTTAAGGGCTCCTAAGTTACCACCACCAACGAACGAGGAAAGTTATAACCCACCAGAAGAATACTTAATGACCAAGGAAGAGATTGAAAACTGGGAAAAATTAGAACCAAGtgaaagagagaaaaattTCGTCCCTCAAAAATATGGTTCGTTAAGAAAGGTGCCTGGCTATACGGAGTCCGTCAGAGAAAGATTTGAAAGGTCTTTGGATTTATACTTGGCTCCCCGTGTccgtaaaaataaattgaatattGACCCAGAATCGCTAATTCCAGATTTGCCCTCTCCCAAAGATTTAAAACCTTTCCCAATTCGTTGTTCCACTATCTACAAGGGACACACAGGTAGAATCAGGACAGTTTCAATTGATCCATCCGGACTATGGTTAGCCACTGGTTCTGATGACGGCACTGTTAGAATTTGGGAAATTTTGACAGGCAGAGAAGTTTACAGAGTTTCTATTATCGACGGTGATGAGGAAGAGACTGAAGATCATATTGATGTAGTCGCCTGGAATCCTGACAAATCAACTGGTATATTAGCTATTGCGTGCGGTGAACAAATAACGTTGATTGTCCCTCCAATTTTCGGatttgaaattgaaaacaatggtaaattaaaaattgaaaatggGTTTGGCTTTGATACTTTTGGTAATGTCAAAAAAGATGGAAAATTGAATGTcaatgaagatgaagactTAGATGACAACAATGAAAGGACTAatgggaaaaagaaagctCCTGTCGCTAAATGGAACAAACCAACAATTAAGCAACAGGCTAAGGACATTTCCATTACAATTACATGCAATAAGACAGTTAAAAAACTATCGTGGCACAGAAAGGGTGATTACTTTGTAACAGTCCAACCAGAATCCGGCAATACTTCTGTTTTAATCCACCAATTGTCTAAACACATGTCTCAATCGCCATTCAAGAAATCTAAAGGTATTATAATGGACGCCAAGTTTCATCCATTTAGACCACAGCTATTTGTTTGTTCTCAAAGGTATATTAGAATTTACGATTTGAGCCAACAAATCCTAGTGAAAAAGTTGTTGCCAGGCGCTAGATGGCTATCAAAAATTGATATCCACCCAAGAGGCGACAATTTAATCGCATCATCATTTGACAAAAGAGTTTTGTGGCATGATTTGGATTTATCCAATATTCCATACAAGACATTAAGATATCACGACAAGGCTGTTAGAGATGTTGAAtttcataaaaaattacctTTGTTTTGTTCAGCTGCTGATGATGGTACAATCCATATCTTCCATGACACTGTTTATGATGATATGATGAAGAATCCGTTGATTGTtccattgaaaaaattgacgGGACACAAAGTTATAAATAGCTTGGGTGTTTTGAATACAGCTTGGCACCCAAGAGAAGCTTGGTTATTTTCTGCTGGTGCAGATCATACTGCACGTTTATGGACCAACTAG